From the Paenibacillus sp. FSL H8-0548 genome, one window contains:
- a CDS encoding flagellar brake domain-containing protein — MLPKVNQMLHFQIASSDEVEALIDYKSRIADEQDDGLLIEFPISEKTGRIKRLFLGDELSVFFVSEDGIKNYFDSHVLGFKEDGVKLIKIRKPDPDRITKIQRRSFLRVPSELEIAVKMPNQVRFVCTTDDVGGGGISFIADGKWPLVPEMLLECWMLVPFKNGTIDHTYFQAEIVRIVELETGRKQAMIKYATINDSERQKIIRYCFEKQLEYRNR; from the coding sequence TTGTTGCCTAAAGTAAATCAAATGTTGCATTTTCAAATCGCCTCTTCAGATGAGGTGGAAGCATTAATAGATTACAAGTCCCGGATTGCGGATGAGCAGGACGACGGCTTGCTAATAGAGTTTCCGATCAGTGAGAAAACAGGACGCATTAAACGTTTGTTTCTTGGAGATGAGCTGTCTGTTTTTTTTGTGTCAGAGGATGGGATTAAAAATTATTTTGATTCTCATGTGCTCGGCTTCAAGGAAGATGGGGTCAAATTAATTAAAATCCGAAAGCCGGATCCGGATCGCATTACGAAGATTCAACGCCGCAGTTTTTTGCGTGTCCCTTCTGAATTGGAAATTGCAGTGAAAATGCCAAATCAGGTGAGATTTGTATGTACGACCGATGATGTTGGCGGAGGCGGAATTTCTTTTATTGCTGATGGCAAATGGCCTCTCGTACCTGAAATGCTGCTGGAATGCTGGATGCTTGTTCCCTTTAAGAACGGAACGATCGATCATACCTATTTTCAAGCGGAAATCGTTCGAATTGTGGAGCTTGAGACTGGCAGGAAGCAAGCGATGATCAAATATGCAACTATAAATGACTCTGAACGTCAAAAGATAATACGCTATTGTTTTGAGAAACAGCTGGAATATCGGAATCGATGA
- the rpsA gene encoding 30S ribosomal protein S1: MSEETNVQQSAAEEVSQDALDNFVSLKKGDSVKGTIVKIEDNQAYVSLGYKYDGVIPIRELSAVQIENAGEAVQVGQEVELKVVSIDDEKEKLVLSKRQVDGEKAWDVLQERFDNGEVFEVAVADVVKGGLVADVGIRGFIPASMVERHFVEDFSDYKGRTLRVKVKEIDRENNKVILSQKEVLDAEFEQSKKQVISALEVGQELEGTVQRLTPFGAFVDIGGIDGLVHVSELSWQHVAHPKDVVSEGQAVRVKVLKVDPAAGKISLSLKAAQPGPWDSAGSQFAIGDIVTGTVRRLVPFGAFVEIAPGVEGLVHISQIAHRHIATPNEVLQEGQEVQAKVLDFNPAEKRVSLSIKETEEAPEQAAPSARPDRGPRSPKIEKIDNPNVSLSNESMSYSLAERFGDKLKNLK, translated from the coding sequence ATGTCAGAAGAAACTAATGTGCAACAATCCGCGGCGGAAGAAGTAAGCCAAGATGCTTTGGATAATTTCGTGTCTTTGAAAAAAGGCGATTCCGTTAAAGGTACGATCGTCAAAATCGAAGATAACCAAGCTTATGTAAGCCTTGGATATAAATATGACGGTGTCATTCCGATTCGTGAGCTTTCTGCAGTACAAATCGAGAACGCTGGCGAAGCAGTGCAAGTCGGTCAAGAAGTTGAGCTTAAAGTTGTAAGCATCGACGATGAGAAAGAAAAGCTTGTTCTTTCGAAACGTCAAGTTGACGGCGAGAAAGCTTGGGATGTTCTTCAAGAGCGTTTTGACAATGGTGAAGTATTTGAAGTTGCTGTTGCAGACGTTGTTAAAGGCGGACTTGTTGCGGATGTAGGTATCCGTGGATTCATTCCAGCATCTATGGTAGAGCGCCACTTTGTTGAAGATTTCAGTGATTACAAAGGCCGTACGCTTCGCGTAAAGGTTAAAGAAATCGACCGTGAAAACAACAAAGTTATCTTGTCTCAAAAAGAAGTGCTTGACGCTGAATTCGAGCAAAGCAAGAAGCAAGTAATCTCTGCGCTTGAAGTCGGTCAAGAGCTTGAAGGAACAGTACAACGTCTTACGCCATTCGGCGCTTTCGTTGATATCGGCGGAATTGACGGCCTAGTACACGTTTCTGAGCTTTCTTGGCAGCATGTTGCACATCCGAAGGATGTTGTATCTGAAGGCCAAGCGGTTCGTGTGAAAGTACTTAAAGTTGATCCAGCTGCTGGTAAAATCAGCCTTAGCTTGAAAGCTGCACAACCAGGTCCTTGGGATTCTGCAGGCAGCCAATTTGCAATTGGTGATATCGTAACAGGTACTGTTCGCCGTCTTGTTCCATTTGGAGCATTCGTTGAAATCGCACCTGGCGTTGAGGGACTTGTTCACATTTCCCAAATCGCTCACCGTCATATTGCAACGCCTAACGAGGTTCTTCAAGAAGGCCAAGAAGTACAAGCGAAAGTTCTTGACTTCAACCCAGCTGAAAAACGCGTTAGCCTAAGCATTAAAGAAACAGAAGAAGCGCCAGAGCAAGCCGCTCCTAGCGCTAGACCTGATCGTGGTCCACGTTCGCCGAAAATCGAGAAAATCGATAATCCGAACGTAAGCTTGAGCAATGAGAGCATGAGCTACTCACTTGCAGAGCGTTTCGGCGACAAGCTTAAAAACCTTAAATAA
- the prsW gene encoding glutamic-type intramembrane protease PrsW — MLLLSVLTAAIAPGVSLLTYLYLRDRYEAEPIHMVARMFVLGMLVVVPIMVIQRGLQLWLGDHAVWFAFGESAGVEEFVKWFVLYHVIYNHTEFDEPYDGIVYASSISLGFATLENVLYAFYSPATFGTLLVRALLPVSGHALFGIMMGYYLGKAKFAPKNKSAYFLGISLLLPILLHGTYDWIMITVRTNWMWVIIPFMIGLWIWGLRKMAHATSRSPFRFLVREDEVKL; from the coding sequence ATGCTGTTGCTTTCCGTTTTGACTGCTGCTATTGCGCCAGGCGTTTCGCTGCTTACTTATTTGTATTTAAGGGATCGCTACGAAGCAGAGCCGATTCATATGGTCGCTAGAATGTTTGTGCTGGGTATGCTCGTCGTTGTGCCGATCATGGTTATTCAGCGCGGCTTGCAGCTTTGGCTTGGCGATCATGCAGTTTGGTTTGCTTTTGGGGAGTCCGCAGGCGTTGAAGAATTTGTGAAATGGTTTGTTCTGTATCACGTCATTTACAACCATACTGAATTTGATGAGCCATATGACGGCATCGTATATGCATCGTCAATTTCGCTTGGCTTTGCAACATTGGAAAATGTGCTATACGCTTTTTACTCGCCGGCAACGTTTGGGACGCTGCTTGTAAGGGCGCTGCTTCCTGTATCTGGTCATGCTTTATTTGGGATAATGATGGGCTATTACTTAGGGAAAGCAAAATTTGCTCCAAAGAACAAAAGCGCTTATTTTTTGGGCATATCCTTGCTGCTTCCTATTTTGCTGCACGGCACCTACGACTGGATCATGATTACGGTTCGCACGAACTGGATGTGGGTTATTATTCCGTTTATGATCGGGCTCTGGATATGGGGCCTTCGCAAAATGGCACATGCAACCTCCCGTTCACCCTTCCGTTTTCTTGTCCGAGAGGACGAGGTTAAATTGTAA
- a CDS encoding rhodanese-like domain-containing protein, which yields MNNWQEMTPEALLEHIENGEIDGNQVIDVREAFEWDFYHMDASILIPMNTIPTRLGEIDDSKPIYIVCAHGVRSAAVCQYLEEQGYSSLHNVTGGMAAIASLKGFQYD from the coding sequence ATGAATAACTGGCAGGAAATGACACCGGAAGCATTGCTTGAACATATAGAGAATGGCGAAATTGATGGAAATCAAGTGATCGATGTAAGAGAAGCTTTTGAATGGGATTTTTATCATATGGATGCTTCAATTTTAATCCCGATGAATACGATACCCACTCGTTTAGGTGAAATAGATGATTCTAAACCGATATACATCGTGTGCGCTCATGGCGTCAGAAGTGCAGCCGTATGCCAATACTTAGAAGAACAAGGCTATAGCAGCCTCCACAATGTTACTGGCGGAATGGCAGCTATAGCCTCGTTAAAAGGATTTCAATATGATTGA
- the cmk gene encoding (d)CMP kinase, with protein sequence MNIAIDGPAGAGKSTVARKVAEQLGYVYIDTGAMYRAVTLCAQRANVATNQNTKLADLVKSLEIELEPGETGQSVFVNGENVTALIRTREVTLQVSHVAANETVREVLGIMQRRLAKRKGVVMDGRDIGSHVLPDAELKVFLTASVKERALRRYREIADSQNITLEQLETEIADRDRLDEQRDISPLVCASDAIVLDSTAMTIDEVINAIVKLSRTKMAEAK encoded by the coding sequence ATGAATATTGCGATTGACGGGCCAGCAGGCGCCGGCAAGAGCACGGTTGCACGGAAGGTCGCCGAACAGCTAGGTTATGTGTATATTGATACCGGTGCTATGTATCGAGCGGTTACTTTATGTGCTCAACGTGCCAATGTTGCTACGAATCAAAATACCAAACTAGCTGATCTAGTAAAATCTTTAGAGATTGAGCTTGAGCCTGGCGAGACAGGTCAATCCGTGTTCGTAAATGGTGAAAATGTTACCGCATTAATTCGCACGCGCGAGGTGACTCTTCAAGTGTCGCATGTTGCCGCGAATGAAACGGTTCGTGAAGTTCTTGGAATCATGCAGCGCAGGCTTGCAAAGCGCAAGGGTGTCGTTATGGATGGCCGGGATATTGGTTCTCACGTGCTGCCGGATGCGGAATTGAAGGTTTTTCTAACTGCATCGGTTAAGGAACGTGCACTTCGCCGTTATCGTGAAATAGCGGACAGCCAAAACATTACACTTGAACAGCTGGAAACAGAAATTGCAGATCGTGATCGTTTGGACGAGCAACGAGACATTTCGCCCTTAGTATGCGCTTCTGATGCTATTGTACTCGACAGCACCGCCATGACAATTGACGAAGTAATTAATGCAATTGTGAAATTAAGCCGAACCAAAATGGCGGAGGCGAAGTAA
- a CDS encoding CPBP family intramembrane glutamic endopeptidase translates to MKKFDIRNIRIRKVSVDDLDDRMLLINLYATQGITFIIGLIWVLFQHQNVIKLFTPPKELSFLYWGVGLAAAVIVVDLLISRFVPEEAGDDGGVNDRIFSTRPIWHIAVISLVVAICEELLFRGALQHAIGPYWTSIIFATIHVRYLKHWIPTGLVFSISYGLGWIYLQSGSIIAPIIAHFLIDFIMGLIIRFRRES, encoded by the coding sequence ATGAAAAAGTTTGATATTCGAAATATTCGCATTCGCAAGGTATCCGTCGATGATCTGGATGACCGTATGCTGTTAATCAATTTGTACGCAACACAAGGCATTACTTTTATTATCGGTTTAATATGGGTTTTATTTCAGCATCAAAATGTAATCAAATTATTTACTCCGCCAAAAGAGCTCAGTTTCCTTTATTGGGGCGTTGGTTTGGCTGCTGCAGTCATCGTTGTCGACCTTCTTATTTCTCGTTTTGTGCCTGAGGAGGCTGGCGATGATGGAGGCGTGAATGATCGGATTTTTAGTACACGTCCCATTTGGCATATTGCGGTAATCTCACTCGTAGTTGCGATTTGCGAGGAGCTTTTATTCCGCGGGGCTCTGCAGCATGCCATTGGACCCTATTGGACGAGCATTATTTTTGCTACTATTCATGTAAGGTATCTAAAGCACTGGATACCTACAGGACTTGTTTTCTCCATTAGCTACGGATTAGGATGGATATACTTGCAATCAGGTTCGATTATTGCACCAATCATTGCACATTTCCTAATTGATTTTATAATGGGGTTGATTATACGATTCAGGAGGGAGTCATGA
- the ypeB gene encoding germination protein YpeB, with product MYRRLSSIFFPIMTVLLIGAVYWGYQEHQEKNSILIKAENQYQRAFHDLTYHVEQLHQQLGNTLAVNSTSQAYHRKGLVNVWRLTSEAQNEINQLPLTLLPFNDAGEFLSRIANFAYKTSVRDLSKQPLTPDEFKTMKTLYANSEQISKDLAAMQEKVLSNRLRWMDVEIALASAKSDNPNIIIDGFKTVDKKVSQYPEINWGPSVSSMYQKRTVKMLGGKMVTEDEIKKHAAKFLDAANAEIRVVENAKGTEYATYSATVIDGKKNKLQMDFTKQGGQLISFMNPRDIGEKTVDLEKAKASADKFLDKHGFNEMKAVSYDMHGNTGSLTYVGLQSGVLIYPDKLTVKVALDKGETVGLQANDYIFEHHKRELPNPIVTQADARKALNPEMKVQSEQLALINNDLGEEVLCYEFTGKINGSLYRVYINSESGLEESIEEMSPSDSKAASDK from the coding sequence ATGTACCGTCGACTCAGTTCAATTTTCTTCCCCATTATGACCGTGCTGCTTATTGGAGCCGTTTACTGGGGTTATCAAGAACATCAAGAAAAAAACTCGATATTGATTAAAGCAGAAAATCAGTATCAACGGGCATTTCACGACTTAACCTATCATGTAGAGCAGCTGCATCAGCAGCTAGGCAATACGCTTGCCGTGAACTCGACGTCGCAAGCCTATCATCGGAAGGGACTAGTCAACGTATGGCGTTTAACGAGCGAAGCGCAGAACGAGATTAACCAACTGCCGCTAACGCTGCTTCCTTTCAATGATGCTGGAGAGTTCTTGTCGCGAATTGCCAATTTCGCTTACAAAACCTCAGTTCGCGATCTCAGCAAGCAGCCGCTTACACCTGATGAGTTTAAGACAATGAAGACCCTTTACGCAAATTCAGAACAAATATCAAAAGATTTGGCTGCCATGCAGGAGAAAGTGTTGTCTAACCGCCTGCGCTGGATGGATGTGGAGATTGCACTTGCCTCAGCCAAGTCGGACAATCCGAATATTATTATTGATGGCTTTAAAACCGTTGATAAGAAGGTAAGCCAGTATCCTGAGATTAATTGGGGACCATCTGTAAGCAGCATGTACCAGAAACGCACAGTGAAAATGCTTGGCGGGAAAATGGTAACCGAAGACGAAATCAAGAAGCATGCGGCTAAATTTTTAGATGCAGCAAATGCTGAAATTCGTGTAGTTGAGAACGCGAAGGGCACGGAATATGCAACATATTCAGCAACGGTTATTGATGGGAAGAAAAACAAGCTGCAAATGGATTTTACAAAGCAGGGCGGACAGCTAATTTCGTTCATGAATCCACGTGATATTGGTGAGAAAACCGTCGATCTAGAGAAAGCCAAAGCTTCAGCGGACAAGTTTTTGGACAAGCATGGTTTTAATGAAATGAAGGCGGTTAGCTATGATATGCACGGGAATACGGGTTCTCTCACTTATGTAGGCTTGCAAAGCGGTGTACTCATCTACCCTGACAAGCTGACAGTTAAGGTTGCATTGGATAAAGGCGAGACGGTCGGCTTGCAAGCGAATGATTATATCTTTGAGCACCACAAGCGCGAGCTGCCGAATCCAATTGTCACACAGGCCGATGCGCGCAAGGCACTTAATCCCGAAATGAAGGTTCAGTCAGAGCAATTAGCGCTGATTAATAATGATTTGGGAGAAGAAGTGCTGTGTTATGAATTTACGGGTAAAATTAATGGCTCCCTATACCGCGTGTATATAAATTCAGAGTCGGGACTAGAAGAATCAATTGAGGAAATGTCTCCTAGTGATTCCAAGGCAGCTTCTGACAAATAA
- a CDS encoding Glu/Leu/Phe/Val dehydrogenase: MSEKEANDVLHSTQIVIEQALRRLGYDQDMVDLLKEPLRLLTVRIPVRMDDGKTKVFTGYRAQHNDAVGPTKGGVRFHPAVSENEVKALSIWMSLKCGIADLPYGGGKGGVICDPRTMSFRELERLSRGYVRAVSQIVGPTKDIPAPDVMTNSQIMAWMMDEYSRIREFDSPGFITGKPLVLGGSKGRETATARGVVIMIEQALQMKGIEIKGARIVIQGFGNAGSYLAKFMHEAGAKVIGISDVGGALYNKEGLDIEYLLDRRDSFGNVTNLFSQTITNSELLELECDVLVPAAIENQITDQNAGRVQASIVVEAANGPTTLEATQILSDRGVLIIPDVLASAGGVIVSYFEWVQNNQGYYWEEQEVDDKLKLMMIRGFNHVYEIHRTRKVDMRLAAYMAGVRKMAEAARFRGWV, from the coding sequence ATGAGTGAAAAAGAAGCAAATGATGTGTTGCATTCTACTCAAATCGTAATCGAGCAAGCGCTGCGAAGACTTGGCTATGATCAGGATATGGTTGACCTATTGAAGGAGCCGCTTCGGCTGCTAACCGTACGTATTCCAGTTCGAATGGATGATGGGAAGACAAAAGTATTTACAGGCTACAGGGCACAGCATAATGACGCTGTAGGCCCGACAAAGGGTGGAGTGCGTTTTCACCCGGCCGTGTCGGAAAATGAAGTTAAAGCATTATCAATCTGGATGAGCTTGAAATGCGGAATTGCGGATTTACCCTATGGAGGAGGCAAAGGCGGCGTGATTTGCGATCCAAGGACGATGTCTTTCCGTGAGCTGGAGAGACTGAGTCGCGGTTATGTTCGTGCTGTCAGCCAAATTGTAGGTCCAACCAAAGACATACCTGCGCCGGATGTCATGACGAATTCTCAGATTATGGCTTGGATGATGGACGAGTACAGCCGGATTCGTGAATTTGATTCTCCAGGCTTCATTACAGGCAAACCGCTTGTTCTTGGCGGTTCTAAGGGGAGAGAGACAGCTACAGCACGCGGCGTCGTTATTATGATTGAGCAAGCGCTGCAAATGAAAGGAATTGAAATTAAGGGTGCGCGAATCGTCATTCAAGGCTTCGGAAATGCGGGAAGCTACCTTGCCAAATTTATGCATGAGGCAGGTGCGAAAGTAATAGGTATTTCCGATGTGGGCGGAGCGTTGTATAATAAAGAGGGACTCGATATTGAATATTTGCTCGATCGACGAGATTCCTTTGGCAATGTAACGAATTTGTTCTCACAAACCATTACGAATTCAGAGCTGCTTGAGCTGGAATGCGATGTTCTCGTTCCAGCTGCAATTGAGAACCAAATAACAGATCAAAACGCAGGCCGTGTACAAGCATCCATTGTAGTCGAGGCTGCGAATGGTCCAACTACGCTGGAGGCTACTCAAATTCTGTCCGATCGCGGCGTGCTTATCATTCCAGATGTGCTCGCAAGCGCTGGTGGCGTAATTGTATCCTATTTCGAGTGGGTGCAGAATAATCAAGGCTATTACTGGGAGGAGCAAGAGGTGGATGATAAGCTGAAGCTTATGATGATCCGAGGCTTTAACCATGTATACGAAATACATCGCACCCGCAAGGTCGATATGCGGCTTGCCGCTTATATGGCTGGTGTTCGCAAAATGGCGGAGGCCGCTCGTTTTCGAGGCTGGGTGTAA
- a CDS encoding genetic competence negative regulator yields MKIERLSQDKIRIFLTFDDLLERGIQKDDMWREIPKVHELFSEMMDQAYSELGFDASGPLAVEVFALPAQGMVVIVTRGKMNSHVGERAAEDDDTEDEIYEMEVTLEHSDVVMYSFREFEDVISVCKQLQAATLTEDGRLYFYNGKYILALEPALIEASRHNAVIALLAEYGEATSVTYAMLEEYGKVIMPESAVQEICNHFKF; encoded by the coding sequence ATGAAAATCGAACGACTGAGCCAGGATAAGATACGGATTTTCCTGACGTTCGACGACCTGCTGGAACGGGGGATCCAGAAGGACGACATGTGGCGCGAAATTCCAAAAGTACACGAACTATTCAGTGAAATGATGGATCAAGCATATAGTGAACTTGGATTCGACGCCAGCGGCCCATTAGCGGTCGAAGTGTTTGCCCTCCCCGCTCAAGGTATGGTAGTGATTGTCACCCGTGGCAAAATGAACAGTCATGTAGGAGAACGTGCAGCCGAAGATGACGACACGGAAGACGAAATATACGAAATGGAAGTAACGCTTGAACATAGCGATGTCGTGATGTACTCCTTCCGCGAATTTGAGGATGTTATCTCAGTATGTAAGCAATTACAAGCCGCCACGCTGACTGAAGATGGACGACTATACTTTTATAATGGCAAATATATATTGGCGTTGGAACCTGCCCTTATTGAGGCTTCGAGGCATAACGCTGTTATTGCTTTACTTGCTGAGTATGGAGAAGCGACTTCAGTTACGTACGCAATGCTTGAAGAGTATGGAAAGGTGATTATGCCTGAATCCGCTGTTCAGGAAATATGTAATCATTTTAAATTTTAA
- a CDS encoding lysophospholipid acyltransferase family protein produces the protein MLYLIFRFLLRVLYTLLFRLEARGTENIPADGPVVLASNHLSNFDPPTVGVKVKRKVHFMAKEELFKVPVFGPLIRAFGAFPVKRGGVSKDAIKSAITMLKEGNVLGIFPEGSRHNQSGAAKKGAAMIAVRSGAAVVPVAIVGKYRPFSKIVVCYGKPIDLTAIIEESSPDMLEKVTDAIMVRIRELAANNR, from the coding sequence ATGTTATATCTTATTTTTAGATTTCTCCTGCGTGTCCTATACACGCTGTTATTTCGATTGGAGGCAAGAGGCACGGAAAACATTCCAGCCGACGGCCCTGTCGTACTCGCCTCAAACCATCTAAGCAACTTTGACCCGCCTACGGTCGGTGTAAAAGTAAAGCGCAAGGTGCATTTTATGGCGAAGGAGGAATTGTTTAAGGTTCCTGTATTCGGTCCTCTCATTCGCGCGTTTGGTGCATTTCCCGTTAAACGAGGCGGCGTGAGCAAGGATGCTATCAAATCTGCAATTACGATGCTTAAAGAAGGCAACGTACTTGGCATTTTCCCAGAGGGCTCACGTCATAATCAATCTGGAGCAGCCAAGAAGGGTGCTGCGATGATCGCTGTTAGAAGCGGTGCTGCAGTAGTACCTGTTGCAATTGTTGGCAAGTATAGACCATTCAGCAAAATTGTTGTTTGTTATGGCAAGCCTATTGATCTTACTGCAATTATTGAGGAATCATCACCAGATATGCTTGAGAAAGTAACAGATGCAATTATGGTTCGTATTCGCGAGCTTGCTGCAAACAATCGTTGA
- a CDS encoding polysaccharide deacetylase family protein, with protein MKQNIKLAVLLLLGAILSACTAEQQQTNHLPTNESTAAEYDQRISPAPTAGIHTDAPVEDTLSEATPVLEEAVLTQPLYRMNKSYRFEPIDASVQNKVVLLTFDDGPKDEAVLTSILDTLDKHHAKAIFFVNGYRVKQNPELLKLIDARGQTVGNHSFDHINLKNEPNEVVEQQIGDVQNEIEELIGKKPLFFRPPYGSGGDIVKEAAKNHGMLYMTWSNGSLDWDKSAKDKPDEVIRNVLEQLHPGANILMHELKWTADALDELLATLESKGYGFIDPASIEINL; from the coding sequence ATGAAGCAAAATATAAAATTAGCAGTTCTTTTACTTTTAGGAGCCATACTGTCAGCTTGCACGGCTGAACAGCAGCAAACAAATCATCTTCCCACTAATGAAAGTACAGCAGCAGAATACGACCAGCGCATTTCTCCAGCTCCAACTGCTGGTATACATACAGACGCTCCTGTAGAGGACACTTTGTCTGAAGCTACACCTGTATTAGAGGAAGCGGTACTGACTCAACCTCTTTATAGGATGAACAAATCCTACCGCTTCGAGCCAATAGATGCTTCTGTTCAAAATAAGGTCGTATTGCTCACCTTCGATGATGGTCCCAAGGATGAAGCTGTGCTCACCAGCATACTGGACACATTGGATAAACATCATGCTAAAGCCATTTTTTTCGTAAATGGTTATCGGGTCAAACAAAACCCTGAGCTGCTAAAGCTCATTGATGCGCGAGGACAGACAGTAGGCAACCATTCCTTCGATCATATCAATCTCAAGAACGAACCAAATGAGGTTGTTGAACAACAGATCGGCGATGTTCAGAATGAGATTGAAGAATTGATCGGTAAAAAACCATTGTTTTTCCGTCCTCCTTACGGTTCTGGCGGCGACATAGTGAAAGAGGCAGCAAAAAACCACGGCATGCTGTACATGACGTGGTCCAATGGATCTTTAGATTGGGATAAATCTGCCAAGGATAAGCCCGACGAAGTCATTCGAAATGTACTGGAGCAGCTTCATCCCGGTGCCAATATTTTAATGCATGAGCTGAAATGGACGGCAGATGCCCTTGATGAACTGCTTGCCACACTCGAATCCAAAGGGTATGGATTTATAGATCCTGCCTCTATAGAAATTAATTTGTAA